In the genome of Elusimicrobiota bacterium, the window AATTAATGTTCTACTACGGCACGGCGTACTATAAACAAGGCAATACCGGTGTAGCAATACAATGGCTTACTACTGCGGTATCCTCAGCACCGGAGCACGCACTTGCAAATTTCAACCTCGGGATCGCGTATTATAAAGTAGAAGATTATGAGAAAACAAAAAAATTTATTACGAAAGCTATAGCGCTTGATAATACCTTAACTTCCCGGGGGTATTACCTCCTTGGCATATCGGCATATAAAGTACAGGACAGCACTGCTGCGGTTAAATGGCTGTCGAAGCTTGTACAGGAGTTCCCATATTCGAATTATTTAATTCCGGCGGAAAATATTTTGTACAACAAACTCGGGGTTAAAAAAGAAGATTTATTTGTACCGGATACCAGCGGGACTGATATAGAAACCTTACCTGTTAGTAAAACAAAACGGTATTCATTGAAGTTTGACATTACCGGCGGGTATGACAATAATCTTAATTACCTGAATCTTAACGTGAATGATGTCCAAAATATTACGGATGACCAGTATACCCTGGGTTTTAGCGGGAGTTACTTATTGGCTAATACCATTATTGCGGGGTATAGTTTTAATAATGCAAGCCATCCAAATAATGAGTATTACAATTTCTATGGCCATACCGGTAATATCGTGTGGAACTACATCCCTCACGGAAAAGTTACGAGTAATGTTAATTATTCATATAACTATGCATTTTGTTATGAACAACCATTAAGTGCAACACATACCGGCGCACTAAACTTTTCTTTTCAGGAAGCAGAAAACCTTACCGGCGGATTAAGCATATCGTACAGCCAATACGAATACTTAAATGAATCGTTTACTTATCTAAACGGCTGCGCTCAAAAC includes:
- a CDS encoding tetratricopeptide repeat protein; translation: MEEMPQQQDNTVPGMTMNDGIEYYKTQRYVEAENVFTAILMNSDMAIGARDNAMLYLTKTLYEQNKFNDIITMLEQFTSSNNVLSPELMFYYGTAYYKQGNTGVAIQWLTTAVSSAPEHALANFNLGIAYYKVEDYEKTKKFITKAIALDNTLTSRGYYLLGISAYKVQDSTAAVKWLSKLVQEFPYSNYLIPAENILYNKLGVKKEDLFVPDTSGTDIETLPVSKTKRYSLKFDITGGYDNNLNYLNLNVNDVQNITDDQYTLGFSGSYLLANTIIAGYSFNNASHPNNEYYNFYGHTGNIVWNYIPHGKVTSNVNYSYNYAFCYEQPLSATHTGALNFSFQEAENLTGGLSISYSQYEYLNESFTYLNGCAQNYNFSQYLRAFEIGFIYAGLSSNNLLTGSLSGLEYNYYYYASSTTWVNKYTEYYHPCSNVTNSVYVNVNLPISKKLDFYIYASRAVVTYNEQDRWYTQPVTNTWYLYNDTTWYEYVEGVWINQGTTGPVTPKLIKKKRTDVRDLYSVTLQYELAKNFFVSAYYSSTQNKSNFNVSDYEDKNYQKTYYYFGVTLKI